CCAGTATTTTTTTGGTCAATTGGGTCCCAACCTTGTCTGGTAATCAAATCTACTAAAGCGTATTCTTTTTTATGGAATCCAAAGTTCACATCTTCAGAAATAATTGATCTTTTAAAGTTTGCTGAACCTACCGTATTTGTGTTGTAGCCTGAAGAAAGGCTTATGGAGAATTCTTTTTTGGAATACGATTTTGAGGTGATATCAACATTGCCCGAACCTTGGTCAGCATAGCTGTCAGTTGAGTATGTTTTGCTGATACCAACATTTTCAATAACGTTAGTTGAGAATAGGTTTAAGTTGATGTTTTTATTGTTAACGTCGTCTGAAGGAATGGGAAGTCCATTCATTGTGGTAGACAAATAACGGTCTCCGAGACCTCTAATGTATATGTCACCAGAACCTTCACTTTTAGTTACTCCAGAAATTTTTTCAGTCGCTCCAGAAGCATCAGATACTCCAATTTTAGTCAATCGTTCTGCACCAATACTTTCCTTTATCACTACCGCCTTTTTCTGCTCCAACAACAGGGCTGTTTCGCTTTCACGTTTGGTAGTAGTGGTAATCACCACTTCGTCCAACGAAGCAGCGCTTGCGCCCATCGGTACGTTTACTTCGGTTATTTTGCCGGCAACAATTGTAACAGGCAGTTCTTGTGTTTCATAACCAACAAAACTGTATATTAAAATGTAATCTCCAGGTTCTAAATTCTCAAGGGCGTACAAGCCATCAAAATCGGAAGTAGTACCTTTAGTGGTACCTTTTATTATAACATTGGCAAAGGCCAAAGGTTCGTTGTTGTATTCTTTGTCGGTAAGTTTACCAACCACAGAACCAGTGTTTTGGCCATAAGAAATGGCCGCTATCATTAGTATTAAAAATAGGGTGATTTTTTTCATATTTTTAGTTTTTATCTAGGTGCAAAGAACGCTAGGTTATGTGAACAGGGTGTTATCCATGAGTTAAACAATGGTAATTGAAGGGTTATGTAAACGTTATGTGTAACTGGGTTTTTAGAAGCGATAGTTACATTAATTTAACATTGAAAATGATGTGTTTTTAATTTTGAATTTTATAAGGGAGGTGAGATTGAAAATGGCCTTTCTTAAAAATCAGAAGAGGTGAATTGGGGTTGAAATCTAAAATAGAAGTAAGGTTTGATTGTGGAACTCTAATGGAACTTAAGTTTCATTCTGCCAAAAAACAGAATGTTTTTTCAGATGAAAAATAACTCCAACAAAGTCTGAAAAAGAAAGAGTGATTGGTTTACTGGTAACTTAACTGTTACTGGTCCGAAGTGTTTTTTAAGCTCTGTCCAGCGTTTGCCATGGCCATGGCTAAAGCGATGTCGTCCATAGAAACGCTACTGGCTTCTAAAGTCAGTTTTAACTCTACGGGGTTAAGACCGTCAACATGCACGTTGATTTCTTTCGATTCGTAACCCACAAAGCTGCAAACCAAGGTGTAATCGCCAGCTTCAATATTTTCAATAACAAACATGCCGGTTTGGTCGGTGTTGGCTTTTACCTCAGTATTTTTAATACTAATGTCGGCT
This genomic stretch from Flavobacteriaceae bacterium GSB9 harbors:
- a CDS encoding carboxypeptidase-like regulatory domain-containing protein codes for the protein MKHLIIIAATLFSTLSFSQNTGLIVGKVLDNEVENAPLVLADISIKNTEVKANTDQTGMFVIENIEAGDYTLVCSFVGYESKEINVHVDGLNPVELKLTLEASSVSMDDIALAMAMANAGQSLKNTSDQ